A single region of the Schizosaccharomyces osmophilus chromosome 3, complete sequence genome encodes:
- the ada1 gene encoding adenosine deaminase Ada1, giving the protein MTPQPNQDENQSADSIHQQALRHSIGKPGVIDDEGEGDLDPGVSSLDTPYFDYAFERSLRQQDAKFLAMNSSQGNRGSFSSSQPSRRPTNETDATQINQEDIKNSKTGPDSSKLLNPKLQEKVDSIHMPHIQSGNSTVVSNAGGPELDPGNMETNDPLFSDELAEIYMSVHKCMDMRHKYLRISLQGESDNPRDDESWNIYPSAKEGEEEEEFCFEKCEIPGVDNEMMFHLDHQGIYQVYENESAYLANTPSFHVPTIRDYYMDLDFLLSASSDGPSKSFSFRRLQYLEGRWNMYILLNEYQELADSKKVPHRDFYNVRKVDTHVHHSALANQKHLLRFIKAKLRKSPDEKVIWRDGKFLTLQEVFDSLKLTSYDLSIDTLDMHAHADTFHRFDKFNLKYNPIGESRLRTIFLKTDNDIEGRYLAELTKEVFADLCTQKYQMAEYRISIYGRNKEEWDKLAAWIIDNKLYSANARWLIQVPRLYDIYKKSGIVRNFEEVVRNIFEPLFEVTKDPSSHPKLHAFLQRVVGFDSVDDESKPERRTYRKFPLPAQWNIGLNPPYSYWLYYMYANMTSLNAWRKMRGFNTFVLRPHCGEAGDTDHLASAFLLSQGIAHGILLRKVPFLQYLWYLDQIPIAMSPLSNNALFLAYDKNPFISYFKRGLNVSLSTDDPLQFAFTREPLIEEYAVAAQIYKLSNVDMCELARNSVLQSGFERQIKSRWLGPDMQDIDHTNVPIIRLAYRALTLSQEIALVNKHVQPTPNSSHHDLGDLIRKYDKLTAAEELSSSPNTNDATIASRKSAHEGPDHAPFFPGLSVISERRRRKESTTNASQDMKD; this is encoded by the exons aTGACCCCGCAACCCAACCAGGACGAAAATCAAAGCGCTGATTCAATTCATCAACAAGCTTTAAGGCATAGTATAGGCAAACCAGGAGTGATAGACGATGAAGGAGAGGGCGACTTAGATCCAGGAGTGTCTAGCTTGGACACTCCTTATTTTGATTATGCCTTTGAGCGCTCTTTAAGACAG CAAGATGCCAAGTTTTTGGCTATGAATAGCTCTCAGGGAAATCGTGGAAGCTTTTCGAGTTCCCAACCTTCTCGTAGACCGACGAACGAGACGGATGCCACTCAAATCAACCAAGAGGATATAAAAAACTCTAAGACGGGCCCCGATTCCTCGAAATTACTAAACCCCAAACTTCAGGAGAAAGTTGACAGTATTCATATGCCACATATACAAAGCGGCAATAGTACTGTTGTTTCCAACGCTGGAGGCCCTGAGTTAGATCCCGGCAATATGGAAACCAATGATCCTTTATTTTCAGATGAATTAGCTGAAATTTACATGTCTGTTCACAAATGCATGGACATGCGCCATAAATATCTTCGCATTAGTTTGCAAGGAGAGTCAGATAACCCAAGAGATGACGAGTCTTGGAATATATATCCTTCTGCAAAAGAAGGtgaggaggaagaagaattttgctttgaaaaatgtGAGATTCCAGGGGTTGACAACGAGATGATGTTCCATCTCGACCATCAGGGTATTTATCAAGTGtacgaaaatgaaagtgCTTACTTGGCCAATACTCCTTCATTTCATGTGCCAACCATTCGTGATTATTATatggatttggattttcttctttcagCATCCTCGGATGGTCCCAGTAAGTCTTTCTCATTTCGGAGACTGCAATATCTGGAGGGTCGTTGGAATATGTACATACTTTTGAATGAATATCAGGAACTCGCGGATTCCAAGAAGGTACCTCATCGTGACTTTTACAACGTTCGTAAGGTGGATACACACGTTCATCATTCCGCCCTCGCTAATCAGAAGCACTTGTTACGATTCATTAAAGCCAAACTCCGCAAAAGCCCCGATGAAAAGGTTATTTGGCGTGACGGAAAGTTCTTAACTCTACAAGAGGTATTTGATTCACTCAAATTGACTTCCTATGATTTGAGCATTGACACTCTTGATATGCATGCTCACGCTGATACTTTCCACCGTTTTGacaaatttaatttaaaataCAATCCCATAGGCGAATCCCGCTTGCGTACTATCTTCTTAAAAACGGACAACGATATTGAAGGTCGTTATCTTGCTGAATTGACAAAGGAAGTCTTTGCTGACCTTTGTACACAAAAATACCAAATGGCAGAATATCGTATTTCAATTTACGGACGCAACAAGGAGGAGTGGGATAAGCTTGCGGCTTGGATTATTGATAACAAGCTTTACAGCGCTAACGCGAGATGGTTAATTCAAGTTCCTCGCTTATATGATATTTACAAGAAATCTGGTATCGTCCGCAATTTTGAAGAGGTTGTCAGAAATATTTTTGAGCCTCTGTTTGAAGTTACCAAAGATCCATCTAGCCATCCCAAGTTACATGCTTTCCTTCAACGCGTAGTTGGTTTTGATTCTGTCGACGATGAAAGTAAGCCAGAGCGTAGAACGTATCGTAAGTTCCCATTACCAGCTCAGTGGAATATTGGTTTGAATCCCCCTTATAGCTATTGGCTATACTATATGTATGCAAATATGACAAGCTTGAACGCTTGGAGAAAAATGAGAGGATTCAACACATTTGTTTTACGCCCTCACTGTGGTGAAGCAGGCGACACCGATCATTTGGCTAGTGCATTTTTGCTTAGTCAAGGTATTGCTCATGGAATTTTATTGCGGAAGGTTCCTTTCTTACAATATCTATGGTATTTGGATCAAATCCCAATTGCTATGTCTCCCCTTTCCAACAATGCCTTATTTTTGGCCTACGATAAGAATCCTTTTATCTCTTATTTCAAACGCGGTTTAAACGTAAGTCTCTCGACAGACGACCCACTTCAGTTTGCATTCACGAGAGAGCCCTTAATTGAGGAGTATGCAGTCGCAGCCCAGATTTACAAGCTTTCGAATGTGGATATGTGCGAGTTGGCAAGAAACAGTGTCTTGCAATCTGGGTTCGAGCGTCAGATAAAGAGTCGTTGGTTAGGACCTGATATGCAAGATATTGATCACACAAATGTTCCTATAATTCGTCTTGCATATCGTGCCTTGACACTCAGTCAAGAGATCGCACTTGTGAATAAACATGTTCAACCTACTCCCAATTCTTCTCACCATGACTTGGGCGATTTGATCCGGAAATACGACAAGTTAACTGCAGCTGAGGAACTTTCAAGTTCGCCCAATACGAACGATGCAACGATTGCCAGTAGAAAGTCAGCTCATGAAGGACCGGACCATGCACCCTTCTTTCCTGGGTTGAGCGTTATTTCAGAGCGTCGTCGAAGGAAGGAAAGTACAACCAATGCCAGTCAAGACATGAAAGATTAA
- a CDS encoding mitochondrial Rossman fold DUF1776 family protein, which yields MNPERWAADLFGNVKDFSLHVLDFLHEKGASSNTPAAPPVQSVGNRLVSLINRNRATIGLGSAAISLAGLSYYKRYDYVKKRRAPRAPNHQKTQVVVLSAWNSLASIVAHDLDRRGFIVVVLVRNASEAATVSLQQRPYIQSLIVTQNEAVERFLSSFSNQKGPTEYALRLRGLVLVPTGDSLYTPIEDISKDSWFHAFQQLGESFANVSRLIPVLKDQKSRIIGLSHGILSAYEPPNYAIPSILSSSIETFLHILKRESGLRVVCIKLGNLSFLNYDHSGSPAAGKYPPTVCTERKVLNKIFDCLLDFWSTPNRHVGSRTFFLIHLSRFLPTCVLDVMFSFFHKTKHLSRALVK from the coding sequence ATGAATCCTGAACGTTGGGCGGCTGACTTGTTTGGCAATGTCAAAGACTTTAGTCTGCATGTGCTTGACTTTTTGCACGAAAAGGGCGCTTCTTCCAATACACCTGCGGCTCCACCCGTTCAATCTGTAGGGAATCGGCTTGTTTCCCTCATAAATCGTAATCGAGCTACCATTGGTCTGGGTTCTGCTGCTATTTCCCTTGCTGGTCTCTCCTATTACAAGCGCTACGATTATGTAAAAAAGCGTCGAGCACCCCGTGCTCCCAATCATCAGAAAACCCAGGTGGTAGTGCTGTCAGCATGGAACTCTTTAGCCTCCATTGTCGCCCACGATTTGGATCGTCGGGGTTTTATCGTCGTAGTTTTGGTTCGTAATGCTTCCGAGGCTGCTACCGTCTCTTTGCAACAGCGCCCTTACATTCAATCGTTGATAGTGACACAAAACGAAGCCGTTGAGCGATTTctatcttctttttcgaaTCAAAAGGGTCCAACAGAATACGCTCTTCGTCTTCGTGGCCTTGTGCTTGTTCCTACTGGAGATTCCTTGTATACGCCCATTGAAGATATTAGTAAAGATTCTTGGTTCCATGCGTTCCAACAACTCGGCGAATCATTCGCCAATGTTTCTCGTCTAATTCCCGTGCTAAAGGATCAAAAATCCAGAATCATCGGATTATCCCATGGAATTCTTTCTGCTTATGAACCTCCCAACTACGCCATTCCTTCTATCCTCTCTTCTTCTATTGAAACCTTTTTGCACATcttgaaaagagaaagcgGCCTTCGTGTTGTCTGCATAAAGCTTGGTAATCTCAGCTTTTTGAACTATGATCATTCTGGTTCTCCTGCAGCTGGCAAGTACCCACCAACTGTTTGCACCGAACGTAAAGTgctaaacaaaatttttgattgcTTACTTGATTTTTGGAGTACTCCTAACCGTCATGTTGGGAGTcgtaccttttttttaattcatcTCTCTCGTTTTCTTCCTACTTGCGTGTTGGATGTcatgttttcctttttccataaaaCCAAACATTTGTCCCGCGCTTTGGTAAAATGA